The Methanocorpusculum vombati genome segment GTCCTGTGCCGCCTTTTTGGTATTGATGAATCCGGGGAAAAGTTCGTTGAGATAATAGGAGAATCCGTACTTCACCAGTACATCAAAAATCTGCCCGTATCTCCGGATGCTTACGCTTGCCATTGTATCTGTGTTAATTGGTCGTTTCAGATGTTAATAGTCTCGGTGACGGTCGTTTCAGCCGATGTACTCGCTTTGGATCTTGAGTACTTCGGCGCTGTCCCTTGCCGCCGCATACTCGGCAAGCGGTTCTGCGTTGAGGGCGAGGAAGTTGAGTCCCCAGTGAAATTTTGCAAGAATTGTCTTTGCCTGTTCCTCCTCACCGAGGATGTACAGCGTTGCCGCGATCGCTTCGACCGAGGTCAGGGTGAACGGTTTTCCAAAGTTCACCGGATTTGCCGCCACCAGAAACGGCAGTGCCCGTCGTCCTTTCCACGGTCCGAGGTTTGCCGTATCAAGAACTTCCCACGAACAGTCAAGAGCGGTTACCGACTGCACCCAGGCGCGGTCCGCAGGGGAGAGAACGACCCCCGCAGTCGGGTCAAGAAGCAGCGTACTTTTGGGAATCTGCGGGATACGGTTCACTAACCGCAGCATCCCGAACCGTTCCAGTTTTTTCATGGTACATTTTTTCGGATCGCAGGAGTTGTCGCGATAGGCGATGAGTGCTATTCTGTCCCGGACCATTTTCCTCCTACTCTTATTGTGCGTGAACGGTTATTCTGATTTCGGGTACAGTCTCCGTCAGTCGGGGTTTTTATCTCTTCAGACCTCCTATCAGACATACTCATGTATGTCCTTGTCTCTGCGTGCATTCTGAACGAAAAACTCCGTGCCGAAGGTATCACCACCGATGCGGATCGTGCGGTGTGGGCTGCTGCCGCCGCACGCTGCCGTCAGTTCGGTATTGAGATGGTGCCGCTTCCGTGTCCTGAAACGCTGTATCTTGGGGTGCCCCGCAGTCCCGGCTCCTTCCTTGATCGTCTCAACACGCCGGAGTTTGCTGCTGTTCTCGATCATCTTGAGGAGCAGGTACGGACACTGATAGCAGAGCGGGGCGAGCCTCCGATTGCCATTATCGGGGTGAACTCATCGCCGACCTGCGGGGTTACAACAAC includes the following:
- a CDS encoding DUF367 family protein, whose product is MVRDRIALIAYRDNSCDPKKCTMKKLERFGMLRLVNRIPQIPKSTLLLDPTAGVVLSPADRAWVQSVTALDCSWEVLDTANLGPWKGRRALPFLVAANPVNFGKPFTLTSVEAIAATLYILGEEEQAKTILAKFHWGLNFLALNAEPLAEYAAARDSAEVLKIQSEYIG